The following are encoded in a window of bacterium SCSIO 12643 genomic DNA:
- a CDS encoding polysaccharide biosynthesis/export family protein, producing the protein MRSIVVRLVIFLGLIMWFASCVPKKKMVYLQSENNEGDSVFLYERVDYKLQVNDIVDVKIVSLDEKVNKLFNSNNVSVASSAAQTANLGDLYYITGYSIDDSGYVSLPIIGKVNILDKTLEEAKREVDLHVRKYFSKYYLVLKLGGIRFSALGEFKRPGKYTILQNQATIFEAIALAGDLDMVASRSDVKIIRQYPEGTKIHKINLLDRNLIHTPYYFIQPNDVIYVEPLPAKSWGVGTNAAQSTALILSLISSTLLIIVSFSNLR; encoded by the coding sequence ATGCGTTCGATCGTTGTAAGACTGGTTATATTTTTAGGGCTGATCATGTGGTTCGCTTCGTGTGTGCCTAAAAAGAAGATGGTTTATCTTCAATCGGAGAATAATGAAGGTGATTCGGTTTTTTTATACGAACGTGTGGATTATAAGTTGCAGGTTAATGATATTGTGGATGTAAAAATTGTTTCATTGGATGAAAAGGTTAATAAACTATTTAATTCTAATAATGTTTCCGTTGCGAGTAGTGCTGCGCAGACAGCGAATTTAGGAGATTTGTACTATATCACAGGATATAGTATTGATGATAGTGGGTACGTTAGTTTACCGATTATTGGTAAAGTGAACATTCTAGATAAAACATTGGAAGAAGCTAAAAGAGAAGTCGATTTACATGTTCGTAAGTATTTTTCGAAATATTATTTAGTGTTAAAACTTGGAGGGATCCGATTTTCAGCTCTTGGAGAATTTAAACGACCAGGAAAGTACACAATTTTACAAAATCAGGCTACTATTTTCGAGGCGATTGCCTTAGCGGGTGATTTGGATATGGTTGCATCCAGATCAGATGTAAAGATAATAAGACAGTATCCTGAGGGAACAAAAATCCATAAGATTAATTTATTGGATCGTAATCTAATACATACCCCCTATTATTTTATTCAACCAAATGATGTGATATATGTAGAGCCTTTACCTGCAAAATCATGGGGAGTTGGGACAAATGCTGCACAATCTACAGCACTAATTTTGTCGTTAATATCTTCCACACTTTTAATAATTGTATCATTTAGTAATTTAAGATAG
- a CDS encoding polysaccharide biosynthesis tyrosine autokinase, which translates to MQSINENKAHELEEVDFKDILFKLLSHWKLFLIAIVVTSFISWLVNRYSTEVYKLSTLVNIKESENPLAGSSVNLMFKWGGASELIQSHIAILKSRNHNIKVIDRLNLEVEYYSTGRIKMFTRYGQSPFKVEFDKTHPQILNIPFDIDFSNDQKQFTLKFEQPAHYNVIEFSNGKSYTVKGAKFKENYKVGEWVENEACRFKIVWNEEFVGIDENTNWFFQFQSPKSIVDSYVNNINVTHESEGGSLLNVSMVGDNKSKIIAYLNTSIDLLAEYELEEKNKLAENTIKFVDMQIQSVIDTLRIVELELQNFRVEHEVMDLGSQASELYTKFLNLEQNKAELILEEKYYTYLLSYLRDGDDFSSLMTPSVVGVEDPVLVTLVNNLVELSIKKNRMMYSLKLENPALEQIKSEILLTKNSLKENVGNLIQATSIKQKELDGRIADMRVKLSSLPGTEQSLINIRRKYELSSRQYDFLVEKRAEAELSMAGNLPDLQVIDRAQDYFDMPIKPKKSLNYMIGLIVGILIPATFVIIRDFFNTKISSRKELEKITRIPIIGTIGHSSGSSNIVIENGLKSAVAESFRIIRTNLNFLFKQSTSLGTSKMILVTSSIGGEGKTFCAMNLASIISISGAKTVIIGLDMRKPKIFNDFKLSNDLGLSNYLSGQTGIDDIVTSTQIDNLDFITAGPVPPNPSELLLSSLLPELFEKLKKEYDYIILDTPPIALVSDALELMKYADATLYLTRQNYTHKDLLTIINDQYNSNNVKNISIVFNDVVHTAYGYGYNYGYGYNYGYSYGYGYGYYDEDELNLPWWKKII; encoded by the coding sequence ATGCAAAGTATTAATGAGAATAAGGCTCATGAACTAGAAGAGGTAGATTTTAAAGATATTCTGTTTAAATTGTTGTCACACTGGAAGTTGTTTTTAATAGCAATTGTGGTGACCAGTTTTATTTCTTGGTTGGTAAATAGATATTCAACCGAAGTATATAAGTTGTCTACCTTGGTTAATATTAAAGAAAGTGAGAACCCGTTAGCAGGCTCAAGTGTAAATTTGATGTTTAAGTGGGGAGGAGCCAGTGAGTTAATCCAGTCTCATATAGCAATACTTAAATCAAGAAATCATAATATAAAGGTGATCGATAGACTTAATTTGGAAGTAGAATACTATTCTACTGGAAGAATTAAGATGTTTACAAGGTATGGTCAGTCACCTTTCAAAGTAGAATTCGATAAAACACATCCTCAAATCTTAAATATTCCATTTGATATCGATTTTTCAAACGATCAAAAACAATTCACTTTAAAGTTTGAACAACCTGCGCATTATAATGTAATAGAGTTTTCAAATGGTAAATCTTATACTGTAAAAGGTGCTAAGTTTAAAGAAAATTATAAAGTTGGTGAGTGGGTAGAAAATGAAGCTTGTAGATTTAAGATTGTTTGGAATGAAGAATTCGTTGGTATTGATGAGAATACAAATTGGTTTTTTCAATTCCAATCCCCGAAGTCCATTGTTGATAGTTATGTGAATAACATAAATGTTACTCACGAGTCTGAGGGCGGGTCTCTGTTGAATGTATCAATGGTTGGTGATAATAAGTCTAAAATAATTGCCTACCTAAATACATCAATTGATTTATTGGCGGAGTATGAGTTAGAAGAGAAAAATAAACTCGCGGAGAACACGATAAAATTCGTGGATATGCAAATACAAAGTGTTATTGATACTCTAAGAATAGTAGAATTGGAATTGCAGAATTTTAGAGTAGAGCATGAAGTAATGGATTTAGGCTCGCAAGCTAGCGAACTATATACCAAGTTTCTTAATCTGGAGCAAAATAAAGCTGAGTTGATTCTTGAAGAGAAATACTATACTTATCTTCTTTCTTATCTTAGAGATGGGGATGATTTTAGTTCATTAATGACACCTTCGGTAGTTGGAGTTGAGGATCCTGTGTTGGTGACTTTAGTTAATAATTTGGTTGAACTTAGTATCAAGAAAAACAGAATGATGTATTCGCTAAAGCTGGAAAACCCAGCTTTAGAACAGATAAAAAGTGAAATCCTACTTACTAAAAACAGTTTAAAAGAAAATGTAGGTAATTTGATTCAGGCGACTTCAATTAAGCAAAAGGAATTGGATGGTCGAATTGCAGATATGAGAGTTAAACTATCATCATTACCAGGAACTGAGCAATCGCTTATAAATATTAGAAGGAAATATGAGTTGAGTAGTAGGCAATATGATTTTTTAGTAGAAAAAAGAGCTGAAGCAGAATTGTCAATGGCTGGTAATTTGCCTGATTTACAAGTTATTGATAGAGCTCAAGATTATTTCGATATGCCAATTAAACCTAAAAAATCTTTGAACTATATGATAGGTTTAATTGTGGGGATATTGATACCTGCAACATTTGTTATCATTAGGGATTTCTTTAATACAAAAATTTCGTCTAGGAAAGAACTTGAAAAAATTACGAGAATTCCAATTATTGGAACAATTGGACATTCTTCTGGCTCAAGTAATATTGTTATTGAAAATGGACTGAAGTCGGCTGTGGCAGAAAGCTTTAGGATTATTAGAACCAATCTCAATTTTTTGTTTAAGCAGTCCACAAGTCTGGGGACATCAAAAATGATTTTGGTGACGTCTTCCATTGGAGGCGAGGGAAAGACATTCTGTGCAATGAATCTGGCGTCAATTATCTCAATAAGTGGAGCAAAGACTGTAATTATAGGTTTAGATATGAGGAAACCTAAAATATTTAATGATTTTAAATTAAGTAATGATTTAGGTTTGAGCAACTACCTGTCAGGGCAAACGGGAATTGATGATATTGTTACGAGTACTCAAATTGATAATTTAGATTTCATTACTGCTGGGCCAGTACCTCCAAATCCAAGTGAGTTGTTGTTGAGTTCTTTGTTGCCTGAGCTATTCGAAAAGTTAAAAAAAGAGTATGATTATATTATTTTGGACACACCACCAATTGCATTGGTTTCAGATGCGCTAGAGCTCATGAAATATGCAGATGCCACATTATACCTTACCCGACAGAATTATACTCATAAGGATTTACTTACGATTATTAATGATCAGTATAATTCAAATAACGTTAAAAATATATCTATTGTATTTAATGATGTAGTTCATACTGCATATGGTTATGGTTATAACTACGGTTATGGTTATAACTACGGATATAGTTATGGATACGGTTATGGTTATTATGATGAGGATGAGTTGAACCTTCCTTGGTGGAAGAAAATAATATAA
- a CDS encoding DegT/DnrJ/EryC1/StrS family aminotransferase: MSTHPSRPIYDVDLKALHDPIKAELDLAIGNVLQHQRFINGPEVKTFEKELGDYLGAKVLGVANGSDALLISLLALDVGAGDEVIVPSFSYFASVEAILRVGAKPVFVDIDLKTYTVDVGDLMSKVTERTKVIMPVHIYGLACDMKGILDIAKSKGIYVIEDAAQAIGSRYIDVETRRKRYLSTIGDIGCISFFPSKNLGCFGDGGAIVTKDEDLLEKVRMIANHGQVSKYQHEIIGLNSRLDTLQASVLLVKFRCLDQWNIKRKIVAEWYKELLGVNEKISLPIVPDYAEHVFHQFTILINADRDQVLNELNQRGVPAKLYYPKSIHEQKPFMEEVIEPLSNTKRVQERMISLPIHPTLDKQDVEYVCNVLLDLLKD, from the coding sequence ATGAGTACTCACCCATCTAGGCCAATTTACGATGTTGATCTAAAAGCATTGCATGATCCGATAAAAGCCGAGTTGGATTTGGCAATTGGTAATGTCTTACAGCATCAAAGGTTTATTAATGGGCCTGAGGTGAAAACTTTTGAGAAAGAGTTGGGGGATTATCTTGGTGCTAAGGTGTTAGGAGTTGCTAACGGTTCTGATGCGTTGTTAATTAGTTTGTTAGCTTTAGATGTGGGTGCGGGGGATGAAGTGATTGTACCATCATTTAGTTATTTCGCTAGTGTTGAGGCGATACTTAGGGTAGGTGCAAAACCAGTTTTTGTTGATATTGATCTCAAAACTTATACTGTTGATGTTGGGGATTTGATGTCTAAGGTAACTGAGAGAACAAAAGTTATAATGCCTGTTCATATATACGGTTTGGCTTGTGATATGAAGGGGATTTTAGATATTGCTAAAAGTAAAGGTATTTATGTTATTGAAGATGCTGCTCAAGCAATAGGGTCGCGCTATATCGATGTTGAAACAAGAAGGAAAAGATACTTATCTACGATAGGTGACATCGGATGCATTTCATTTTTCCCATCTAAAAATTTAGGATGTTTTGGTGATGGTGGGGCTATTGTCACAAAGGATGAAGACTTATTGGAAAAAGTAAGAATGATTGCTAATCATGGGCAAGTTTCAAAGTATCAACATGAAATAATAGGGTTAAATAGTAGATTGGATACTTTGCAGGCTTCAGTCCTATTGGTGAAATTTAGATGTTTGGATCAGTGGAATATAAAAAGAAAGATTGTTGCAGAATGGTATAAGGAGCTTTTAGGAGTGAACGAAAAAATAAGCTTACCAATAGTGCCAGATTATGCAGAACATGTTTTTCATCAGTTTACCATTTTAATTAATGCGGATAGGGATCAAGTATTGAATGAGCTAAACCAAAGAGGTGTGCCGGCAAAGTTGTATTATCCCAAAAGCATACATGAGCAGAAGCCGTTTATGGAAGAAGTGATTGAACCTTTGAGTAATACAAAGAGAGTACAGGAAAGAATGATAAGTCTGCCAATTCATCCCACATTAGATAAGCAAGATGTCGAGTATGTGTGTAACGTGCTTTTGGATTTATTAAAGGATTAA